AAGGGATGATACTGGTGAGGGAATAAGAGGTAATTCAAAAGATAATGACATGATGTTTATGACTACCCTGAAACTTATCTGGATCGTTGGTAAGACTGGCTCATCAGCAAAATTCAGATAGCCCTTGGGTAAGTACAAACTCATTTTTCTTTTTTTACTACCTCTCACGCTTTCAGCTCAGTTTGTCGAGTTTGGAGGAGGTTTGGGGGTTAGCCATTATACGGGTGATTTGAATGGTGTGCCCAGGTTGGATCATACCAACCTTGCCGGATCAGGAATCTATCGCCTCAATTTTTCGGATATAGTAAGCTTCAAATTTGCCTTTACAGCCGGGAGTATCTCTGGGGATGACAGTAAGCCTGTTGATGCTTTGGGAGAGAATCGCCAATATCAATTTAAGCACAATTTTCTGGAGTTAAGTGGGGTGTTTGAGTACCATTTCATGAGCTACCGATCAGAAAAGTATAAAAACAAGTGGTCTCCTTATGCTTTTTTTGGATTGGGGTTTGTCAAGCTTAACAATACGGCCACAGCTTATGAGGACTATCTACGTATCCAACCCGTGCTCCCGATGGGTGGAGGAGTGAAGTTCCTTTTGAGTAAGAGATTTACGCTGGCAGGTGAACTCGGAGCTCGCAAGACCTTCTTCGACTACCTCGATGGAATATCAGATGGGGATCAGAGTATCAAAAACTATCAATATGGTAATCCCAATGATAAGGATTGGTATTTCTATACCGGGATCAGTCTGACTTATGTGCTTTACAAAATCCCTTGCCCTTTCCCCTACATCCCAAACAAATCTATCCTTAACCGCATACGGGCCTATTAAGCGTTAAAAAATGTTTAATCATTCATCGTTAGTAAAAAAAACCACAACTTTGTGGTCTTTCGCATTTTAGCCTAATCAGGGGATGAAGGAGCAAATTAATCAGGGCAATTTACCTCAGCATATTGCCGTTATCATGGATGGAAATGGGCGATGGGCAAAACAGCAGGGTGCGGCCAGAATTTTCGGTCACAAAAATGCCATCAAAGCGGTTCGGGAGGCTACTGAGGGTTGTGCAGAGCTGGGAGTGAGTTGCCTCACACTTTATGCCTTCAGTACAGAGAATTGGTCGCGTCCAAAGCAGGAAG
This Marinoscillum sp. 108 DNA region includes the following protein-coding sequences:
- a CDS encoding DUF6089 family protein, which translates into the protein MGKYKLIFLFLLPLTLSAQFVEFGGGLGVSHYTGDLNGVPRLDHTNLAGSGIYRLNFSDIVSFKFAFTAGSISGDDSKPVDALGENRQYQFKHNFLELSGVFEYHFMSYRSEKYKNKWSPYAFFGLGFVKLNNTATAYEDYLRIQPVLPMGGGVKFLLSKRFTLAGELGARKTFFDYLDGISDGDQSIKNYQYGNPNDKDWYFYTGISLTYVLYKIPCPFPYIPNKSILNRIRAY